The following proteins come from a genomic window of Vallitaleaceae bacterium 9-2:
- a CDS encoding ZIP family metal transporter: MQWLEQFNPVTQALIGTLFTWGVTALGASLVFFFKSIKKNILNGMLGFAAGVMIAASFWSLLAPGIEMAEELGQTAWLTAAIGFLGGGAFLFLVDKLLPHLHLGLETSQAEGIKTSWQRSVLLVLAITLHNIPEGLAVGVAFGAAASGQLGTASIAGAVALAIGIGLQNFPEGAAVSIPLRREGFSRKKSFLYGQASGIVEPIAGVLGAYAVITMRPILPYALAFAAGAMIYVVIEELIPEAQREEGGSKTDIATIGTMVGFAVMMILDVALG, from the coding sequence ATACAATGGTTGGAACAATTTAATCCGGTGACGCAGGCACTGATAGGAACCCTATTTACATGGGGAGTAACGGCACTAGGAGCGTCCCTTGTTTTTTTCTTTAAAAGTATAAAAAAGAATATCCTTAATGGAATGCTTGGTTTTGCAGCGGGGGTTATGATTGCTGCATCTTTTTGGTCGTTGCTGGCACCGGGAATCGAGATGGCAGAGGAACTAGGACAAACGGCATGGTTAACGGCAGCCATTGGCTTTCTTGGTGGAGGAGCATTCTTGTTTTTAGTTGATAAACTCTTACCGCATCTTCACTTAGGCTTAGAGACTAGTCAGGCGGAAGGCATCAAAACCAGTTGGCAGCGAAGTGTATTACTTGTTTTAGCGATTACCTTACATAATATTCCGGAAGGACTAGCTGTTGGTGTTGCTTTTGGCGCAGCTGCATCTGGTCAACTTGGAACAGCAAGTATTGCTGGAGCGGTAGCCTTAGCTATTGGTATTGGACTTCAGAATTTTCCGGAAGGTGCGGCGGTGTCTATTCCCCTTCGCAGGGAAGGATTTAGCCGGAAAAAATCCTTTTTATATGGGCAAGCTTCTGGGATAGTAGAGCCCATTGCAGGTGTACTTGGAGCCTATGCAGTTATAACAATGCGCCCTATCCTTCCTTATGCATTAGCTTTTGCGGCAGGCGCTATGATCTATGTGGTTATTGAAGAGCTGATTCCAGAAGCCCAACGTGAAGAAGGTGGATCCAAGACGGATATTGCAACGATTGGAACGATGGTTGGATTTGCCGTGATGATGATTTTGGATGTGGCCTTAGGCTAA
- a CDS encoding ThuA domain-containing protein translates to MAINVTVWNEYQHEKTDKKVQQVYPEGIHEAIREFLDEDGELNIQTATLDEPEHGLTQEVLESTDVLIWWGHMAHDAVEDDIVERIHDQVLRGMGLILLHSSHYSKIFKRLMGTTCSLRWREVGERERLWVVDPNHPITHGIPEYIDLPHEEMYGERFDIPEPEKILFLGWFEGGEVFRSGITYTRGNGKVFYFQPGHETYPQYKNPLIQKVITNAVHWAAPERKYPKYEAFHADNDVEWDDFDYLGDTPFPKFG, encoded by the coding sequence ATGGCAATCAATGTAACGGTATGGAATGAATATCAACACGAAAAAACAGACAAAAAAGTACAGCAAGTGTATCCGGAAGGAATACATGAAGCTATTCGAGAATTTTTAGATGAAGATGGAGAACTAAATATCCAAACAGCGACGCTTGATGAGCCGGAGCATGGACTGACACAAGAGGTGTTAGAGTCTACGGATGTATTGATTTGGTGGGGGCATATGGCTCATGATGCTGTTGAAGATGATATTGTTGAGCGGATTCATGACCAAGTATTACGTGGGATGGGTCTAATCTTATTGCATTCATCGCATTATTCAAAGATTTTTAAGCGCCTCATGGGGACAACGTGCTCACTTCGCTGGCGTGAAGTCGGAGAGCGAGAGCGCTTATGGGTCGTTGACCCGAATCATCCGATCACCCATGGAATCCCGGAGTACATTGACTTACCCCACGAAGAGATGTATGGAGAACGTTTTGATATACCGGAACCAGAAAAAATTCTGTTTTTAGGTTGGTTTGAAGGTGGCGAAGTTTTTCGTTCAGGAATTACCTATACCCGTGGCAATGGAAAGGTTTTCTACTTTCAACCAGGACATGAGACATACCCTCAATATAAGAATCCTTTGATCCAAAAAGTCATTACTAATGCGGTCCATTGGGCAGCGCCGGAACGAAAGTACCCCAAGTATGAAGCCTTTCATGCGGACAATGATGTCGAGTGGGATGACTTTGATTATTTAGGTGATACACCTTTTCCAAAATTTGGATGA
- a CDS encoding FGGY family carbohydrate kinase, with translation MKILVLESSTTSVKAMVYDTDSQQTQVISQKHTKTNADADAGTHDAKTVYEDLISLGRQLTKTESIDAIALSTTWHSLLLGDGTKEPISPVYLWSNLVAASLCQQLRQDQEYVKNYQERTGCIVNASYPYFKLKAMQPIKQDIHIMDQGAYLNWKFTQAYVTSESMASGSGLYNIESRDYDMQLLDSLEVCKEQLPKIVKNNRVFSLSQTAANALHIEPGIPVMLANPDGGLNQIGADATNHEVMTLSVGTSGALRISTQQAYGAKKGLWSYRSPRTWLLGTATSGACNCVDWFKDVFCEHRYSYAELEAKIEIEHALQSSPIFLPFLFGERCPGWNMMRRGGFENLHHSHDVGACYYSVLEGVLFNLYQGYERLVEVVGEPKVIELSGGILHSPIWQQMCADIFGHPMVINTTKDMSMVGAARWAYECIGEVKPVNTPTYTDALAQKMLQPNLNRHQQYQRRYQQYQIYYSATQ, from the coding sequence ATGAAGATACTTGTTCTTGAATCGAGTACAACGTCAGTTAAGGCAATGGTATATGATACCGATAGTCAACAGACCCAAGTTATATCGCAAAAACACACAAAGACAAACGCAGATGCAGATGCAGGAACCCATGATGCCAAGACGGTATATGAGGATTTAATATCTCTTGGCAGACAGTTAACAAAGACTGAATCCATTGATGCGATTGCTCTAAGTACTACATGGCATAGTTTGCTACTTGGAGATGGGACAAAAGAGCCCATATCGCCGGTATATCTATGGTCCAATTTAGTAGCGGCATCTTTATGCCAACAGCTAAGGCAAGACCAAGAGTATGTCAAAAACTATCAAGAACGCACAGGCTGTATAGTAAATGCGAGCTATCCATACTTTAAATTAAAAGCAATGCAGCCGATAAAACAAGATATACATATCATGGACCAAGGCGCATATTTAAACTGGAAATTTACGCAAGCATATGTTACTTCAGAAAGTATGGCTTCGGGATCGGGGTTATATAATATTGAATCAAGAGATTATGATATGCAACTATTGGATAGTCTTGAGGTCTGCAAAGAGCAGTTGCCAAAGATTGTCAAAAATAATCGAGTGTTTTCTTTGTCGCAAACAGCGGCAAATGCGCTTCATATAGAGCCCGGTATTCCAGTTATGTTGGCCAATCCAGATGGAGGACTTAATCAAATCGGAGCAGATGCAACGAACCATGAAGTTATGACACTATCAGTAGGAACCAGTGGTGCGCTACGTATTTCAACCCAGCAAGCATATGGTGCAAAAAAAGGACTATGGAGCTATCGTTCACCTCGAACCTGGCTTCTTGGTACGGCAACATCGGGTGCATGTAATTGTGTCGACTGGTTTAAAGACGTTTTTTGCGAACATCGATATTCGTATGCAGAACTCGAAGCAAAGATAGAGATTGAACATGCGCTACAATCAAGTCCGATTTTTTTGCCATTTCTTTTTGGGGAACGTTGCCCTGGGTGGAATATGATGCGTAGAGGAGGATTTGAAAATCTACATCATAGTCATGATGTGGGAGCATGCTATTATAGCGTATTGGAAGGTGTCTTATTCAATCTGTATCAAGGATATGAACGGTTAGTGGAAGTTGTTGGCGAACCGAAGGTGATTGAGCTGTCTGGGGGAATTTTGCATTCGCCGATTTGGCAACAAATGTGTGCAGATATTTTTGGGCATCCGATGGTCATTAACACCACAAAAGATATGTCAATGGTGGGTGCTGCAAGATGGGCATATGAATGCATTGGAGAGGTGAAGCCAGTAAATACACCAACCTATACAGACGCTTTAGCGCAAAAGATGCTTCAACCCAACCTAAATCGTCACCAGCAATATCAACGAAGATATCAGCAATATCAAATATATTATAGTGCGACACAATAG
- a CDS encoding ABC transporter permease — MIKGVIKLYIERWDFFLELLLQHIVMTLVSVVIITILGLGLGILMTKNTWVASILLVVTNFLYTIPSIALFGILVTISGIGNKSAIIALIIYGLLPMIRNTYVGIKEVDPQIIESAIGMGSTELQLLYRIQLPQALPVIMSGFRTMVIMTIALGGIASFIGAGGLGVAIYRGISTYFPEMIVAGSLLVAFLAIGVDAFLQKVEQAMTRKVLGRSR, encoded by the coding sequence ATGATAAAAGGGGTAATTAAGTTATACATTGAGCGGTGGGACTTTTTTTTGGAACTATTATTACAGCATATTGTAATGACGCTTGTGTCCGTTGTTATTATAACAATCCTAGGTCTTGGATTGGGAATCCTGATGACAAAAAATACATGGGTAGCCTCGATATTATTGGTAGTAACGAATTTTTTATATACCATTCCATCGATTGCTCTTTTTGGTATATTGGTAACTATTTCTGGCATCGGTAATAAAAGTGCTATTATTGCATTGATTATCTATGGTCTCTTGCCGATGATTCGAAATACTTACGTTGGAATCAAAGAAGTTGATCCACAAATCATTGAATCAGCAATAGGGATGGGAAGTACAGAGCTACAACTATTATATCGTATTCAATTACCACAAGCCCTTCCTGTAATTATGTCGGGATTTAGAACAATGGTTATTATGACGATTGCTCTTGGAGGAATTGCCTCTTTTATTGGGGCTGGCGGATTGGGTGTTGCGATTTATCGAGGAATATCGACGTATTTTCCGGAGATGATTGTAGCGGGAAGTTTGTTGGTAGCATTTTTAGCCATTGGCGTGGATGCTTTTTTACAAAAAGTGGAGCAGGCAATGACAAGAAAAGTTCTTGGACGTAGCCGTTAG
- a CDS encoding ATP-binding cassette domain-containing protein: MVVEFKKITKSYDQSQRVIDSLDLSIEAGEFITILGPSGCGKTTLLKMVNKLIPFDTGDILVNNQSIQTWDTIKLRRSIGYVIQQIGLFPHMTIEDNISYVLSIEGIERRYRHERALKLMELIGLEEAMLSRYPVQLSGGQKQRIGVARALAANPEIILMDEPFGAVDEIARTLLQDELAKLHKQLKKTILFVTHDIQEALKLGTRVVIMNKGKIEQIGTKEELLFHPTSAFVSEFIGIKGFKSILDDQILEKVYRQIRENDGNMETLYKKLLI, encoded by the coding sequence ATGGTTGTAGAGTTCAAGAAGATTACTAAATCCTATGATCAGAGTCAACGCGTTATTGATAGCCTGGATTTATCTATTGAAGCTGGAGAATTTATTACCATACTAGGACCATCCGGATGCGGAAAAACGACATTATTAAAGATGGTCAACAAATTGATTCCTTTTGATACAGGGGATATTCTTGTCAACAATCAAAGTATTCAAACGTGGGATACGATTAAATTACGTCGAAGTATTGGGTATGTGATTCAACAGATTGGACTGTTTCCACATATGACGATTGAAGACAATATCAGTTATGTCTTATCCATTGAAGGAATAGAAAGAAGATATCGTCATGAGCGTGCACTCAAGTTGATGGAGCTTATTGGTCTTGAAGAGGCGATGTTATCAAGATATCCGGTTCAACTTAGTGGAGGGCAAAAGCAACGTATCGGAGTTGCAAGAGCGTTGGCAGCTAATCCAGAGATTATTCTTATGGATGAACCCTTTGGCGCAGTGGATGAAATTGCTAGAACATTACTTCAAGACGAACTGGCAAAACTTCATAAGCAACTAAAAAAAACGATTCTGTTTGTAACCCACGATATTCAAGAAGCATTAAAATTAGGCACACGTGTAGTGATAATGAATAAGGGAAAGATTGAACAAATTGGAACAAAGGAGGAGTTGCTTTTTCATCCAACGAGCGCATTTGTTTCAGAATTTATTGGAATCAAGGGCTTTAAGAGTATATTGGATGATCAGATTCTAGAAAAAGTATATAGGCAAATAAGGGAGAATGACGGAAACATGGAAACGCTGTATAAAAAACTATTAATTTAA
- a CDS encoding glycine betaine ABC transporter substrate-binding protein, with translation MKKIIVSCMLTILLVTMSGCNQDKTVVVASKPMTEQFIIAQMLIALIEQETDITVEHKAGVGGGTSNIHPAMVSGEIDIYPEYTGTGWMFVLEQELIQDPQQLYLAVKEAYQEKYDIVWSGLYGFNDTFGIAMKRELAQEKGIRSYSDLAELGQELTFGAEHDFFERADGFPGISTEYGFEFKDEVGMDIGLKYQAIQANEVDVINIFSTDGKLKEYDMVVLEDDRLYFPSYYAATLIRQETLDEYPELEAVIGMLDGQIDNDEMTYMNYLVEIEKKEPKTVAIEFLQEKGLLK, from the coding sequence ATGAAAAAAATAATTGTCAGTTGTATGTTGACCATTCTACTTGTTACCATGAGTGGCTGTAATCAGGATAAGACCGTTGTCGTAGCGAGTAAGCCGATGACAGAACAGTTTATCATAGCACAGATGCTAATTGCACTGATTGAACAAGAGACAGACATTACTGTCGAACACAAGGCTGGTGTTGGGGGTGGAACGTCAAATATTCACCCGGCAATGGTTAGTGGTGAGATTGATATCTATCCGGAGTATACAGGAACCGGGTGGATGTTTGTACTTGAGCAAGAGTTGATTCAAGATCCGCAGCAACTGTATCTAGCCGTAAAAGAGGCCTATCAAGAAAAGTATGATATCGTATGGTCAGGATTGTATGGGTTTAATGATACTTTTGGAATTGCTATGAAGCGTGAATTGGCCCAGGAGAAAGGCATTCGCTCATATTCTGACTTGGCAGAACTTGGGCAGGAGCTGACATTTGGGGCAGAGCATGATTTCTTTGAACGGGCCGATGGATTTCCTGGTATCTCGACTGAATACGGATTTGAGTTTAAAGATGAAGTGGGAATGGATATCGGATTAAAATATCAGGCAATTCAAGCAAATGAAGTGGACGTCATCAATATCTTCTCAACAGATGGCAAACTTAAGGAATATGATATGGTCGTTCTAGAGGATGATCGCCTATATTTTCCTTCATATTATGCGGCAACGTTGATTCGTCAAGAGACCCTTGATGAATACCCAGAGCTTGAAGCCGTGATTGGTATGTTAGATGGACAGATTGATAATGATGAGATGACCTATATGAACTATCTCGTTGAGATTGAGAAAAAGGAACCTAAGACAGTTGCAATCGAGTTTTTACAGGAGAAAGGGCTGTTAAAGTAA
- a CDS encoding Gfo/Idh/MocA family oxidoreductase: MKKIRWGIIGCGNVTEVKSGPGFQNADNSELVAVMRRDGALAKDYAKRHNVPKWYDDATALIEDPDVDAVYIATPPAYHKDYTLQCAKAGKPVYVEKPMALNFEECNAMIQGCKQEGVPLYVAYYRRGLPRFHKIKELIDTKAIGEVRFVTVNNTQPLIRPDGEGTLPWRVKPELAGGGIFFDIGCHTLDILDYILGPIKEVSGHANNQGGTYPAEDIVSGTFVFESGVHGSGVWCFSAFEREDMNVIVGSKGKIEFSTFGNEPIRVTTAHDIQTYEIINPTHIQQPLIQMIVDDLSGVATAPSTGVSASRTSWVMDEMVKGYR, from the coding sequence ATGAAAAAAATACGATGGGGAATCATTGGGTGTGGAAATGTAACTGAGGTAAAAAGTGGCCCTGGATTCCAGAATGCGGATAATTCTGAGTTAGTTGCGGTGATGCGACGCGATGGTGCATTGGCAAAAGACTATGCAAAACGCCATAATGTACCCAAGTGGTATGACGATGCAACAGCACTTATTGAGGATCCGGATGTGGATGCGGTATATATTGCAACCCCACCGGCCTACCATAAAGACTATACATTACAATGCGCCAAAGCCGGTAAACCTGTATATGTGGAAAAACCGATGGCACTTAATTTTGAAGAATGTAACGCGATGATTCAAGGATGTAAACAAGAGGGTGTTCCATTATATGTGGCATACTACAGAAGAGGATTGCCGCGATTTCATAAGATTAAGGAACTCATTGATACCAAAGCGATTGGTGAGGTGCGTTTTGTGACGGTTAATAATACGCAACCCTTAATTCGACCGGATGGAGAGGGGACACTTCCATGGAGAGTGAAGCCAGAGCTTGCAGGCGGAGGGATATTTTTTGATATTGGGTGCCATACACTAGATATTCTTGATTATATTTTAGGTCCGATTAAAGAAGTAAGTGGACATGCAAACAACCAAGGGGGCACATATCCGGCAGAAGATATTGTCAGTGGAACCTTTGTCTTTGAATCCGGCGTACATGGAAGCGGTGTATGGTGTTTTAGCGCTTTCGAACGCGAGGACATGAATGTTATTGTCGGAAGTAAAGGAAAAATAGAATTTTCAACATTTGGCAATGAGCCTATACGTGTGACAACCGCTCATGACATACAGACTTATGAGATAATAAATCCCACCCATATTCAGCAGCCGTTGATTCAGATGATTGTCGACGATTTATCTGGAGTAGCTACGGCGCCAAGTACAGGCGTTAGTGCATCTAGAACAAGTTGGGTTATGGATGAGATGGTAAAGGGATATCGATGA
- the zupT gene encoding zinc transporter ZupT, whose translation MHTWQTVLLAFSLTLFAGLSTGIGSALAFYTKQTNKKFLSGALGFSAGVMIYVSFIEIFPKAKDSLSMVVGDKQGMLITTLAFFGGVAIIALIDKFVPSYENPHEIYDLSDIDDLNEIEDYEVTKKKQKQDANLLRMGVFSALAIAIHNFPEGMATFFAALEDPALGISIAVAIAIHNIPEGVAVSIPIYFATGSKKKAFKYSFSSGLSEPVGAIVGYFILMNFASDLMFGIIFAAVAGIMVYISLDELLPTAEKYSEHHIVIYGVIGGMALMATSLIMLG comes from the coding sequence ATGCATACGTGGCAGACAGTATTGCTCGCATTTAGCTTGACCCTTTTTGCAGGATTGTCAACAGGAATAGGAAGTGCGTTAGCATTTTATACAAAACAAACGAATAAGAAGTTTTTATCAGGGGCGCTAGGTTTTTCAGCAGGTGTTATGATATATGTATCTTTTATTGAGATATTTCCAAAGGCTAAGGATTCATTATCGATGGTGGTTGGCGATAAACAGGGGATGCTTATTACTACCCTCGCTTTTTTTGGGGGTGTTGCTATTATTGCTCTGATTGATAAATTTGTACCGAGTTATGAAAATCCACATGAAATCTATGACTTGTCAGACATAGATGACTTGAATGAAATAGAAGACTATGAAGTAACAAAGAAAAAGCAAAAACAAGATGCGAATCTATTGCGTATGGGAGTGTTTTCAGCACTTGCAATTGCTATTCATAACTTCCCGGAAGGTATGGCAACGTTTTTTGCAGCCTTGGAAGATCCGGCACTTGGTATCAGTATTGCCGTAGCGATTGCAATCCATAACATACCCGAAGGAGTGGCGGTGTCAATTCCAATCTATTTTGCGACAGGAAGCAAGAAGAAAGCCTTTAAATATTCTTTTTCTTCAGGTTTGTCAGAACCTGTAGGTGCAATTGTCGGATATTTTATTCTGATGAATTTTGCAAGTGATCTTATGTTTGGCATTATTTTTGCAGCGGTTGCAGGAATTATGGTCTATATATCCTTAGATGAATTATTGCCAACGGCTGAAAAATACAGTGAACACCACATTGTTATCTACGGTGTGATTGGCGGGATGGCATTGATGGCAACAAGTTTAATTATGTTAGGGTAA
- a CDS encoding MFS transporter, which yields MKKYILQSALFWAGIPIMWGFLPTYFDGIAMTSGQIGILMAINPFVSIIAQPFFGTKTDKASSKNKIFNILMLLTVIGILLIPMHKDYRYVITIIFIVSIFQAALLPISESITLESLEHMGRSYGPVRTAGTVSYAFVAMLVGLMMRIDIKMIFYVTAFIGIANIIVVAQLPTVRGHHDRHHKVSYKVIFEDRMLKNFISLTVIAQMMVSFFMTFFAVYFVAQGGLSSQVGWLYFIAALSEVPFLFFADRIIERFGVKKTLLFSMLIFGLRFVILYFSQSPIWFYSISLLHGMTYIVFAYSLAVYINKTVRKELRTTGQTVLAVASSLGKIFGSLLGGVLIDKMGYQHSMLAAAFFCFLTLIIYNFILNNRRT from the coding sequence ATGAAAAAATATATTCTTCAAAGTGCACTTTTCTGGGCAGGCATTCCGATTATGTGGGGATTTTTGCCGACATATTTTGATGGGATTGCGATGACATCAGGTCAGATAGGTATTCTTATGGCGATTAATCCTTTTGTCTCGATTATAGCACAGCCTTTTTTCGGAACAAAAACGGACAAAGCATCTTCGAAAAATAAGATCTTTAATATTCTGATGTTATTAACAGTGATTGGGATCTTACTCATACCGATGCATAAGGATTATCGCTACGTTATTACGATTATTTTTATTGTCTCGATTTTCCAAGCGGCACTTTTACCGATCTCAGAGAGTATTACATTGGAATCGTTAGAACATATGGGACGCTCTTATGGACCGGTTCGTACAGCCGGAACCGTAAGTTATGCGTTTGTTGCTATGCTTGTTGGACTTATGATGCGTATAGATATCAAGATGATTTTTTATGTGACAGCTTTTATCGGTATAGCCAACATCATTGTAGTAGCCCAACTTCCGACAGTTCGGGGGCACCATGACCGGCACCACAAAGTGTCTTATAAGGTAATCTTTGAAGATAGGATGCTAAAAAACTTTATCAGTCTAACAGTTATTGCACAGATGATGGTCAGTTTTTTTATGACGTTCTTTGCGGTATACTTTGTTGCACAAGGCGGACTAAGCAGTCAGGTAGGATGGTTGTATTTTATTGCTGCGCTTAGCGAAGTTCCATTTTTATTTTTTGCAGATCGTATTATTGAACGTTTTGGAGTGAAGAAGACATTGCTTTTTTCCATGCTCATCTTCGGACTCCGATTTGTGATTTTATATTTTAGTCAATCACCAATATGGTTTTACTCGATTTCTTTACTACATGGTATGACATATATTGTTTTTGCATATAGTTTGGCGGTTTATATTAATAAAACCGTACGAAAAGAGTTAAGAACGACAGGCCAAACCGTTTTAGCTGTAGCATCCTCGCTAGGAAAGATATTTGGTTCTCTCCTTGGAGGCGTATTGATTGATAAGATGGGATATCAACACTCGATGTTAGCGGCGGCGTTCTTTTGCTTTTTGACATTAATCATTTACAATTTTATTTTGAATAATAGGAGGACTTAA
- a CDS encoding glycoside hydrolase family 88 protein has product MNTNEKKSPLEWGELACEALMNTFDASNLPPKGRFHYHQGVFLLGMEQCYLQNADAKYDEYIKAWLNSIIDANGQLSECDPTQFDDIQPSILLYRLLYDKHNPQYRKVLDTLIPPFKDWKVNEKGGFWHKDDCQNQVWLDSLFMSGPVAMRYGQLIGDDSYYTLIAHQAKLMYTYMRDEASGLLYHAWDPSKVAPWADAQTGCSPEIWGRALGWVPVALVEILDILPTSHPDYNELKHILQDILKSLIPFQDSSGLWYQVIDKGDDKNNWLETSCTSLFVYALAKAVRLGLLHKVYLTYALQGYHGIINRLNFDDNNKLLLEHVCIGTGVGDYTHYLHRPTSTNDLHGIGTFAMMCAEINLSNPSVADSAQ; this is encoded by the coding sequence ATGAATACGAACGAAAAAAAAAGCCCCCTTGAATGGGGCGAGCTTGCCTGTGAAGCGCTTATGAATACATTTGACGCTTCAAATCTACCACCAAAAGGGCGTTTTCATTATCATCAGGGTGTTTTTCTCCTGGGTATGGAACAATGTTATCTTCAAAATGCCGATGCAAAATACGATGAATATATCAAAGCCTGGCTAAACAGTATCATTGATGCCAATGGTCAGCTAAGCGAATGTGATCCGACTCAATTTGACGATATCCAACCTTCAATCTTACTCTACCGACTGTTATACGATAAGCACAATCCACAGTATCGAAAAGTTCTCGACACACTTATTCCTCCGTTTAAAGACTGGAAAGTAAACGAAAAGGGAGGTTTTTGGCACAAAGATGACTGCCAAAATCAAGTATGGCTTGATAGCCTTTTTATGTCCGGTCCTGTGGCAATGCGTTATGGTCAACTCATTGGGGATGATTCCTACTACACTTTAATTGCACATCAAGCCAAACTGATGTATACCTATATGCGTGATGAAGCATCGGGTCTTTTATATCATGCATGGGATCCTTCAAAAGTTGCACCATGGGCAGATGCACAAACCGGGTGTTCTCCCGAGATATGGGGACGCGCACTCGGTTGGGTTCCGGTAGCACTTGTTGAAATCCTTGACATCTTACCGACAAGTCACCCGGATTATAATGAATTAAAGCATATCCTTCAAGATATCTTAAAGTCACTTATCCCTTTTCAAGATTCGAGTGGTCTTTGGTATCAAGTCATTGACAAAGGTGACGACAAAAACAATTGGCTAGAAACCTCCTGCACAAGTCTGTTTGTCTATGCACTTGCAAAGGCCGTTCGATTAGGGCTTTTACATAAAGTCTACCTAACTTATGCATTACAAGGTTATCATGGAATCATTAACCGTCTTAATTTTGACGATAACAACAAGCTCCTTCTTGAACATGTTTGTATCGGAACCGGTGTTGGCGACTATACCCATTATCTTCATCGACCAACAAGCACCAATGACCTTCATGGGATTGGAACCTTTGCCATGATGTGTGCTGAAATCAACCTGTCTAACCCATCAGTTGCTGATAGCGCGCAATAG
- a CDS encoding thioredoxin family protein, producing MQEIREVDTLKTMVDTNAMTVVVFTMPSCGVCTPLKQKIASVLEAFPEVARGSVDLLEVEAAKGEYQIYTAPIIVLFVQGKEAKRYSSAMNIVEFKETIARYQQLMG from the coding sequence ATGCAAGAAATTCGTGAAGTAGATACCCTAAAAACAATGGTTGATACAAATGCTATGACTGTCGTTGTCTTTACGATGCCTAGTTGCGGGGTTTGTACACCGCTTAAACAAAAAATAGCCTCTGTGCTAGAGGCGTTTCCAGAGGTGGCGCGTGGGTCGGTTGATCTGCTAGAGGTTGAAGCTGCCAAAGGAGAATATCAGATTTACACAGCTCCAATTATTGTGCTGTTTGTTCAAGGTAAAGAAGCAAAACGATATTCATCGGCGATGAATATCGTTGAGTTCAAAGAAACTATTGCGCGCTATCAGCAACTGATGGGTTAG
- a CDS encoding AraC family transcriptional regulator — MHSYQYQTQDSGFSIVYQKALVHTMPKSHFHQSYELYYLLSGERDFFIKDRILKIEEGDIIIIRPNVLHKTANGNPSEHEKIIMNFMDALAPGLAGEKLSNFLLESHRDYVLIKKHSALKRKIYPVFQEILEEIQREQGVSPIYLQALLIQLLVNVNRHLEQHSQPLPQYISAAHERVAEIVQYINQHYFEAITLSCVADEFYISPSYLSRIFKEATEFSFVEYVNHVRVKEAIFLLKNTRLKSYVIGKKVGFSSVTHYGRVFKEVTGNSPLYYRNMVL; from the coding sequence ATGCATTCATATCAATATCAAACTCAAGATAGCGGATTTTCCATAGTGTATCAAAAAGCATTGGTCCATACGATGCCTAAAAGCCATTTTCATCAAAGCTACGAATTGTATTATTTGTTGAGTGGAGAACGGGATTTTTTCATTAAAGACCGGATATTAAAAATTGAAGAAGGAGATATTATCATTATCCGCCCGAATGTATTGCATAAGACAGCCAATGGTAATCCTTCAGAACATGAAAAGATTATTATGAATTTTATGGATGCGCTTGCACCGGGGCTAGCTGGAGAAAAGCTTTCTAATTTTTTACTTGAATCGCATAGAGACTATGTGCTAATAAAAAAACATTCCGCGTTGAAAAGAAAAATATACCCTGTTTTTCAGGAAATACTTGAAGAGATACAGCGAGAACAAGGGGTGTCGCCTATATATTTACAGGCACTGTTGATACAATTACTTGTAAATGTGAATCGACATTTGGAACAACACAGCCAGCCCCTTCCTCAATATATCAGTGCAGCGCATGAACGAGTAGCAGAGATTGTGCAATACATCAATCAACATTATTTTGAGGCGATAACACTATCTTGTGTTGCAGATGAATTTTATATTAGCCCAAGCTACCTAAGTCGAATATTTAAAGAAGCAACGGAGTTTTCTTTTGTTGAATATGTGAATCATGTCCGTGTAAAAGAAGCTATTTTTCTCCTAAAAAACACACGTTTAAAATCCTATGTGATTGGTAAAAAAGTTGGGTTTAGCAGTGTGACTCACTATGGGCGTGTCTTTAAAGAAGTCACAGGTAATTCACCACTTTATTATAGAAATATGGTATTATAG